A genomic window from Stigmatopora argus isolate UIUO_Sarg chromosome 13, RoL_Sarg_1.0, whole genome shotgun sequence includes:
- the LOC144086742 gene encoding alsin-like isoform X2, producing MENKEQSLAEERAATPPNQGLLYLWQSGSPNEPLSPERVLLSQCVLQVALGEHHGLLLAQGGLVYSFGELLWRGLSIPSAAPFLEVSLRGTTVVHVACGGFHCGAVSEQGIVYMWGENTAGQCGPNEADEDSNLTEPNPLPVVDGEVVPPVNVRIVDLACGREHSLALSSQNELWAWGSGCQLGLVTSNFPVWKPQKVEHLAGRHVIQIACGAYHSLALVHCLHPQDNGTPKPLASRPSPRIEPFAVDDAHYCPLGVELTESMNAKTSAKRRSRQRMRPAGSSNGSDADLCPYSYSISGNKGNVLLAGIEPDEHADPLTQTDNCTPSYPLPALTDKKKPDLPNELELHNLLQKLSGHSLAMQHSSRLGDADSLSSHTSDDSFVSSTTSNEPLDPSCENDLSFSDVVQSSSLMASEEVSPWKKKILQVHKSISLTDINLRGKTESRRHSLPDSPIRANPRRQQLCGLMQASFAEEGFPSLETEVWSWGRGSEGQLGHGDQLARLQPLCIKSLTGEEVIKVSAGSHHSLALTAQCQVYSWGSNMCGQLGHVNSPVTVPQQTKLSEGLRAWDLSAGQSHSLLLADGDSDHPVLLYCGKQPEPNLKPSETSNRNARSCQRSPNRAESYTVRPQLIPFSMEMGYINSVCSGGQRCALLTNHNISGHILALHNLASLERRFFYWLNSLRKLLLMPLFIKENARPSLGDPCTHLFFSVYKYFIRLCNLVGQHSTSLTHFLHTGLRRNVTSLHLITHIQQFLDIFTEYCTTLGDFQVMGGFHLLHKLSRERLGSKQSKLAKLPQLDPSVSGDVDLGFLLYWPMQQLQQYSGALLKLEACYDVLTTEYQSLHQSCMQYEQLSATLLRRKKEAEATLLFWKTHTGKNTEGLRLPQRRVLCESSNRTLTLQGAGRFSNHWFILFNDALVHVQRAAPPKSLFSTHRLYPVNLLWVKPLPDNDTGSYAIKMSCPEETFILVASTPQEKNKWLHFLNQEVDRVLSGGGQGSSPGITAMSRTASYTFTAEGRFKDAQYTGSWLAGRVHGSGTLRWPDGRTYTGNFKNGLEDGYGESMLPDKLLNKAGCYQGHWRHGKIHGFGIYRYATGEVYEGCFNEGQRHGYGMLRSGKKDKNSSNVFIGQWFCDKRAGYGVCDDITRGEKYMGMWLDDERHGNAVVVTQYGVYYEGNFRENKMSGPGLLVSDDDTAFHGELSEDWTINGKGILSLANGDTVDGHFSGEWGGSLKLDGIYTRLAGDEIDDKERKNFFRLGQYVVAAEDRWNCVFDECWRRLGCDVAGRGEQTTAWENIAISIASARRHSPDLSRSQTKVLECLECIPHHADSVTSTSYDNIRKYLTKACETPIHPLGWLVETLVTVYRMTYLGVESNHRLLREAVKEVHAYIQHLYSIVRFLFPGLPGDGSILPDTPVSPCRIRYSSYSDEPSFVSVVSSSALLLPLLLPQLYQPLFMLYCLHDEQQEAQYWDRILRLNKQPDQSLLSFLGVREKFWPMWMSVLGEKKQIVSTSKDVTFGGAVETLQQISTTFTPSDKLLVLQNTFEELTQEIKPTQDGDFLWCMDDLLPLFLYVVLRARIRNLGAEVSLIEDLMDPNVQHGELGLMFTTLKACYMQIQLESMT from the exons ATGGAAAACAAAGAGCAAAG CCTTGCAGAAGAACGGGCTGCCACACCTCCCAATCAAGGACTACTCTACCTTTGGCAGTCAGGTTCACCAAATGAGCCACTAAGCCCAGAAAGAGTGCTTCTGTCTCAGTGTGTCCTGCAGGTGGCTCTGGGAGAACATCATGGGCTCCTGCTGGCACAAG GTGGTCTTGTGTATTCTTTTGGAGAGTTACTTTGGAGGGGGCTCAGTATACCGTCTGCAGCGCCATTTTTGGAGGTTTCCCTTCGCGGGACAACTGTGGTCCATGTGGCTTGTGGTGGTTTTCATTGTGGAGCTGTGAGCGAGCAGGGCATCGTGTACATGTGGGGGGAGAACACTGCTGGACAGTGTGGGCCAAATGAAGCCGACGAGGACTCAAACTTGACCG AACCCAACCCACTTCCTGTGGTGGACGGCGAGGTGGTTCCTCCTGTCAATGTTCGAATTGTTGATCTTGCCTGTGGACGGGAGCACAGTCTGGCGTTGTCATCTCAGAATGAGCTCTGGGCTTGGGGAAGTGGATGCCAGCTCGGCCTTGTCACTAGCAACTTTCCTGTTTGGAAACCTCAAAAG GTGGAACACTTAGCAGGGAGGCATGTGATTCAG ATTGCTTGTGGGGCCTACCACAGCCTCGCTCTAGTCCATTGTTTACATCCACAAGACAACGGTACTCCTAAACCGCTAGCGAGTCGGCCATCGCCGAGAATCGAGCCTTTTGCTGTTGATGACGCACACTACTGTCCACTTGGAGTGGAACTTACAGAAAGCATGAACGCAAAG ACTTCAGCCAAGAGACGCTCCAGACAAAGAATGAGGCCAGCTGGCAGCAGTAACGGATCCGACGCGGATCTGTGCCCATACTCCTACAGCATATCTGGCAATAAAGG GAATGTTCTTTTGGCTGGCATTGAGCCTGATGAACACGCTGACCCTCTAACCCAGACGGACAACTGCACTCCATCGTACCCACTGCCAGCCTTGACAGATAAAAAGAAACCTGATTTGCCTAATGAGCTAGAGCTTCACAACCTCCTCCAGAAACTCTCTGGTCACTCATTAGCGATGCAACATAGCAGCAGGCTCGGAGATGCAGACTCTCTTAGCAGTCACACCTCAG atGACAGCTTTGTCTCTTCAACTACTTCTAATGAACCACTTGATCCCAGTTGTGAAAATGACTTGTCATTTAG TGACGTAGTCCAGTCCTCTTCCCTAATGGCCTCGGAAGAGGTTTCaccatggaagaaaaaaatactgcaagtGCACAAGAGTATTAGTCTTACAGACATAAACCTGAGGGGGAAAACTGAAAGCAGGAGACACTCCCTACCCGATTCCCCCATTCGTG cAAACCCAAGGCGACAACAACTTTGTGGACTCATGCAAGCCTCTTTTGCAGAAGAGGGCTTTCCATCCTTGGAGACAGAGGTGTGGAGTTGGGGCAGAGGGTCTGAGGGGCAACTGGGACACGGAGATCAGCTGGCCAG ACTTCAGCCTCTTTGTATTAAGTCTTTGACAGGCGAGGAAGTGATCAAAGTCTCTGCAGGATCACACCATTCGCTAGCTCTCACCGCTCAGTGCCAG GTCTACTCATGGGGAAGCAACATGTGTGGACAACTTGGTCATGTCAATAGCCCTGTTACTGTCCCACAACAAACTAAG TTGTCCGAGGGTCTTCGGGCTTGGGATCTATCAGCAGGCCAGAGCCACTCCCTCCTATTGGCAGATGGAGACAGCGACCATCCTGTTTTGCTATACTGCGGGAAGCAGCCTGAGCCCAATTTGAAGCCAAGCGAGACATCCAATCGGAACGCCAGATCGTGTCAGCGATCACCAAACAGGGCTGAAAGTTACACAGTCAGACCCCAACTGATACCTTTCAGCATGGAG ATGGGTTACATCAATAGCGTGTGCAGTGGCGGTCAAAGGTGTGCACTGCTGACCAACCACAACATTAGTGGTCACATTTTGGCCCTCCACAATTTGGCTTCACTTGAGAGGAGGTTTTTCTACTGGTTGAACAGCTTAAGAAAGTTGCTTCTAATGCCCCTTTTTATCAAAG AGAATGCACGTCCTTCCCTTGGCGACCCCTGCACGCATCTCTTCTTTTCTGTGTACAAGTATTTTATACGCCTGTGCAACCTCGTTGGTCAACACTCGACGTCGCTCACACATTTCCTGCACACTGGGCTACGTCGGAATGTCACTTCACTTCACCTGATCACACACATTCAGCAATTTCTGGACATCTTTACTGA ATATTGCACCACTTTAGGAGATTTTCAGGTCATGGGTGGGTTTCATTTGCTTCATAAACTTTCACG TGAGCGTTTAGGTTCGAAACAAAGCAAACTTGCTAAACTTCCTCAACTGGATCCATCAGTCAGCGGTGATGTTGATCTGGGTTTCTTGTTGTACTGGCCTATGCAGCAGTTGCAGCAGTACAGTGGAGCACTGCTTAAACTGGAAGCCTGCTATGACGTG CTTACAACAGAGTATCAGTCCCTTCATCAGAGCTGTATGCAGTATGAACAGCTTTCTGCAACACTGTTGAGGAGAAAAAAGGAGGCTGAAGCCACTCTCCTCTTCTGGAAGACTCACACCGGGAAGAACACT GAGGGTCTGCGTCTCCCACAGCGGCGAGTGTTATGTGAAAGCAGCAACAGAACCCTCACTTTACAGGGCGCTGGCCGCTTCTCCAACCACTGGTTCATCCTGTTCAATGATGCGCTGGTTCACGTACAG CGCGCCGCTCCTCCTAAGAGCCTC TTCTCCACTCATCGCCTCTACCCTGTGAACCTTTTGTGGGTAAAGCCACTTCCCGATAATGACACTGGAAG CTATGCCATCAAAATGTCATGTCCAGAAGAGACATTCATACTTGTGGCTTCAACACCACAAGAGAAG AACAAGTGGCTGCATTTTCTCAATCAAGAGGTGGACCGGGTGCTGAGTGGTGGAGGTCAGGGGTCATCGCCAGGAATAACAGCTATGTCCCGCACGGCGTCTTATACTTTCACGGCAGAGGGTCGATTCAAAGATGCGCAGTATACTGGGAGCTGGCTGGCTGGACGAGTTCATGGCAG TGGAACACTGAGATGGCCGGATGGACGTACCTACACTgggaattttaaaaatggactGGAGGATGG CTATGGTGAATCTATGCTACCTGACAAACTGCTGAATAAAGCAGGTTGCTACCAGGGACACTGGAGACATGGCAAGATACATGGCTTTGGCATCTATAG GTATGCTACTGGTGAGGTATATGAGGGCTGTTTCAATGAAGGCCAGCGCCACGGCTATGGCATGCTGCGCTCTGGGAAAAAGGACAAGAATTCTTCAAATGTCTTCATTGGCCAGTGGTTCTGTGATAAGAGGGCTGGATATGGCGTCTGTGATGACATCACCAG GGGTGAGAAGTACATGGGAATGTGGCTGGATGATGAGAGGCACGGGAATGCTGTGGTCGTCACTCAGTACGGCGTGTACTACGAAGGCAATTTCCGGGAAAACAAGATGAGC GGTCCTGGTTTGTTGGTATCAGATGATGACACAGCCTTCCATGGGGAGCTTTCTGAAGACTGGACTATCAACGGGAAG GGTATTTTGTCCCTGGCGAACGGGGACACTGTAGATGGCCACTTCAGTGGGGAGTGGGGCGGATCCCTGAAATTGGATGGAATTTACACCAGACTGGCTGGTGATGAGATTGATGACAAGGAGAGAAAGAACTTTTT CAGGTTGGGTCAGTACGTGGTGGCCGCAGAAGACAGGTGGAATTGTGTTTTTGACGAATGCTGGCGGCGACTGGGCTGCGACGTCGCCGGCAGAGGAGAGCAGACTACAGCCTGGGAGAACATTGCAATTTCCATTGCAAGCGCACGTCGACACAG CCCAGACCTCAGCCGGTCTCAGACCAAAGTTCTTGAGTGCTTGGAGTGTATTCCTCATCACGCGGATTCAGTCACGAGCACAAGTTATGACAACATACGAAAATATCTCACCAAG gCATGCGAGACCCCAATCCACCCGCTTGGTTGGCTAGTGGAAACTCTGGTGACTGTCTATAGGATGACCTACTTGGGTGTGGAGTCAAATCATAGACTGCTTAGGGAGGCTGTGAAGGAGGTCCACGCTTACATCCAACACCTCTACTCCATTGTCAG GTTCCTTTTTCCTGGTTTGCCAGGTGATGGCAGCATTTTACCAGATACGCCTGTTTCTCCATGTAGAATCAGATATAGCTCCTATTCAGATGAGCCTAG CTTTGTCTCAGTCGTAAGCAGCTCTGCTCTGCTTCTCCCACTGCTGCTCCCTCAACTCTATCAACCTCTGTTCATGTTGTACTGCCTCCATGACGAACAGCAGGAGGCGCAGTACTGGGACCGCATCTTAAGGCTCAACAAGCAGCCCGACCAGTCCCTGCTCAGCTTCCTGGGCGTTCGGGA AAAGTTCTGGCCGATGTGGATGTCTGTTCTGGGGGAGAAAAAACAG ATTGTATCCACCAGTAAAGACGTCACCTTTGGAGGCGCCGTAGAAACACTCCAACAAATCAG CACCACTTTCACTCCGTCAGACAAACTTCTGGTCCTCCAGAATACCTTTGAGGAATTGACCCAGGaaataaaacccacgcaagatgGCGACTTCCTTTGGTGCATGGACGACCTGCTTCCTCTTTTCCTCTACGTCGTGTTGAGGGcgag AATCAGGAACCTAGGAGCTGAAGTGAGTCTCATAGAAGACTTAATGGATCCCAACGTTCAGCACGGAGAGTTGGGACTGATGTTCACCACATTAAAG GCCTGTTACATGCAGATCCAGCTGGAGTCAATGACATAG
- the LOC144086742 gene encoding alsin-like isoform X4, producing MLVAEPNPLPVVDGEVVPPVNVRIVDLACGREHSLALSSQNELWAWGSGCQLGLVTSNFPVWKPQKVEHLAGRHVIQIACGAYHSLALVHCLHPQDNGTPKPLASRPSPRIEPFAVDDAHYCPLGVELTESMNAKTSAKRRSRQRMRPAGSSNGSDADLCPYSYSISGNKGNVLLAGIEPDEHADPLTQTDNCTPSYPLPALTDKKKPDLPNELELHNLLQKLSGHSLAMQHSSRLGDADSLSSHTSDDSFVSSTTSNEPLDPSCENDLSFSDVVQSSSLMASEEVSPWKKKILQVHKSISLTDINLRGKTESRRHSLPDSPIRANPRRQQLCGLMQASFAEEGFPSLETEVWSWGRGSEGQLGHGDQLARLQPLCIKSLTGEEVIKVSAGSHHSLALTAQCQVYSWGSNMCGQLGHVNSPVTVPQQTKLSEGLRAWDLSAGQSHSLLLADGDSDHPVLLYCGKQPEPNLKPSETSNRNARSCQRSPNRAESYTVRPQLIPFSMEMGYINSVCSGGQRCALLTNHNISGHILALHNLASLERRFFYWLNSLRKLLLMPLFIKENARPSLGDPCTHLFFSVYKYFIRLCNLVGQHSTSLTHFLHTGLRRNVTSLHLITHIQQFLDIFTEYCTTLGDFQVMGGFHLLHKLSRERLGSKQSKLAKLPQLDPSVSGDVDLGFLLYWPMQQLQQYSGALLKLEACYDVLTTEYQSLHQSCMQYEQLSATLLRRKKEAEATLLFWKTHTGKNTEGLRLPQRRVLCESSNRTLTLQGAGRFSNHWFILFNDALVHVQRAAPPKSLFSTHRLYPVNLLWVKPLPDNDTGSYAIKMSCPEETFILVASTPQEKNKWLHFLNQEVDRVLSGGGQGSSPGITAMSRTASYTFTAEGRFKDAQYTGSWLAGRVHGSGTLRWPDGRTYTGNFKNGLEDGYGESMLPDKLLNKAGCYQGHWRHGKIHGFGIYRYATGEVYEGCFNEGQRHGYGMLRSGKKDKNSSNVFIGQWFCDKRAGYGVCDDITRGEKYMGMWLDDERHGNAVVVTQYGVYYEGNFRENKMSGPGLLVSDDDTAFHGELSEDWTINGKGILSLANGDTVDGHFSGEWGGSLKLDGIYTRLAGDEIDDKERKNFFRLGQYVVAAEDRWNCVFDECWRRLGCDVAGRGEQTTAWENIAISIASARRHSPDLSRSQTKVLECLECIPHHADSVTSTSYDNIRKYLTKACETPIHPLGWLVETLVTVYRMTYLGVESNHRLLREAVKEVHAYIQHLYSIVRFLFPGLPGDGSILPDTPVSPCRIRYSSYSDEPSFVSVVSSSALLLPLLLPQLYQPLFMLYCLHDEQQEAQYWDRILRLNKQPDQSLLSFLGVREKFWPMWMSVLGEKKQIVSTSKDVTFGGAVETLQQISTTFTPSDKLLVLQNTFEELTQEIKPTQDGDFLWCMDDLLPLFLYVVLRARIRNLGAEVSLIEDLMDPNVQHGELGLMFTTLKACYMQIQLESMT from the exons ATGTTAGTTGCAGAACCCAACCCACTTCCTGTGGTGGACGGCGAGGTGGTTCCTCCTGTCAATGTTCGAATTGTTGATCTTGCCTGTGGACGGGAGCACAGTCTGGCGTTGTCATCTCAGAATGAGCTCTGGGCTTGGGGAAGTGGATGCCAGCTCGGCCTTGTCACTAGCAACTTTCCTGTTTGGAAACCTCAAAAG GTGGAACACTTAGCAGGGAGGCATGTGATTCAG ATTGCTTGTGGGGCCTACCACAGCCTCGCTCTAGTCCATTGTTTACATCCACAAGACAACGGTACTCCTAAACCGCTAGCGAGTCGGCCATCGCCGAGAATCGAGCCTTTTGCTGTTGATGACGCACACTACTGTCCACTTGGAGTGGAACTTACAGAAAGCATGAACGCAAAG ACTTCAGCCAAGAGACGCTCCAGACAAAGAATGAGGCCAGCTGGCAGCAGTAACGGATCCGACGCGGATCTGTGCCCATACTCCTACAGCATATCTGGCAATAAAGG GAATGTTCTTTTGGCTGGCATTGAGCCTGATGAACACGCTGACCCTCTAACCCAGACGGACAACTGCACTCCATCGTACCCACTGCCAGCCTTGACAGATAAAAAGAAACCTGATTTGCCTAATGAGCTAGAGCTTCACAACCTCCTCCAGAAACTCTCTGGTCACTCATTAGCGATGCAACATAGCAGCAGGCTCGGAGATGCAGACTCTCTTAGCAGTCACACCTCAG atGACAGCTTTGTCTCTTCAACTACTTCTAATGAACCACTTGATCCCAGTTGTGAAAATGACTTGTCATTTAG TGACGTAGTCCAGTCCTCTTCCCTAATGGCCTCGGAAGAGGTTTCaccatggaagaaaaaaatactgcaagtGCACAAGAGTATTAGTCTTACAGACATAAACCTGAGGGGGAAAACTGAAAGCAGGAGACACTCCCTACCCGATTCCCCCATTCGTG cAAACCCAAGGCGACAACAACTTTGTGGACTCATGCAAGCCTCTTTTGCAGAAGAGGGCTTTCCATCCTTGGAGACAGAGGTGTGGAGTTGGGGCAGAGGGTCTGAGGGGCAACTGGGACACGGAGATCAGCTGGCCAG ACTTCAGCCTCTTTGTATTAAGTCTTTGACAGGCGAGGAAGTGATCAAAGTCTCTGCAGGATCACACCATTCGCTAGCTCTCACCGCTCAGTGCCAG GTCTACTCATGGGGAAGCAACATGTGTGGACAACTTGGTCATGTCAATAGCCCTGTTACTGTCCCACAACAAACTAAG TTGTCCGAGGGTCTTCGGGCTTGGGATCTATCAGCAGGCCAGAGCCACTCCCTCCTATTGGCAGATGGAGACAGCGACCATCCTGTTTTGCTATACTGCGGGAAGCAGCCTGAGCCCAATTTGAAGCCAAGCGAGACATCCAATCGGAACGCCAGATCGTGTCAGCGATCACCAAACAGGGCTGAAAGTTACACAGTCAGACCCCAACTGATACCTTTCAGCATGGAG ATGGGTTACATCAATAGCGTGTGCAGTGGCGGTCAAAGGTGTGCACTGCTGACCAACCACAACATTAGTGGTCACATTTTGGCCCTCCACAATTTGGCTTCACTTGAGAGGAGGTTTTTCTACTGGTTGAACAGCTTAAGAAAGTTGCTTCTAATGCCCCTTTTTATCAAAG AGAATGCACGTCCTTCCCTTGGCGACCCCTGCACGCATCTCTTCTTTTCTGTGTACAAGTATTTTATACGCCTGTGCAACCTCGTTGGTCAACACTCGACGTCGCTCACACATTTCCTGCACACTGGGCTACGTCGGAATGTCACTTCACTTCACCTGATCACACACATTCAGCAATTTCTGGACATCTTTACTGA ATATTGCACCACTTTAGGAGATTTTCAGGTCATGGGTGGGTTTCATTTGCTTCATAAACTTTCACG TGAGCGTTTAGGTTCGAAACAAAGCAAACTTGCTAAACTTCCTCAACTGGATCCATCAGTCAGCGGTGATGTTGATCTGGGTTTCTTGTTGTACTGGCCTATGCAGCAGTTGCAGCAGTACAGTGGAGCACTGCTTAAACTGGAAGCCTGCTATGACGTG CTTACAACAGAGTATCAGTCCCTTCATCAGAGCTGTATGCAGTATGAACAGCTTTCTGCAACACTGTTGAGGAGAAAAAAGGAGGCTGAAGCCACTCTCCTCTTCTGGAAGACTCACACCGGGAAGAACACT GAGGGTCTGCGTCTCCCACAGCGGCGAGTGTTATGTGAAAGCAGCAACAGAACCCTCACTTTACAGGGCGCTGGCCGCTTCTCCAACCACTGGTTCATCCTGTTCAATGATGCGCTGGTTCACGTACAG CGCGCCGCTCCTCCTAAGAGCCTC TTCTCCACTCATCGCCTCTACCCTGTGAACCTTTTGTGGGTAAAGCCACTTCCCGATAATGACACTGGAAG CTATGCCATCAAAATGTCATGTCCAGAAGAGACATTCATACTTGTGGCTTCAACACCACAAGAGAAG AACAAGTGGCTGCATTTTCTCAATCAAGAGGTGGACCGGGTGCTGAGTGGTGGAGGTCAGGGGTCATCGCCAGGAATAACAGCTATGTCCCGCACGGCGTCTTATACTTTCACGGCAGAGGGTCGATTCAAAGATGCGCAGTATACTGGGAGCTGGCTGGCTGGACGAGTTCATGGCAG TGGAACACTGAGATGGCCGGATGGACGTACCTACACTgggaattttaaaaatggactGGAGGATGG CTATGGTGAATCTATGCTACCTGACAAACTGCTGAATAAAGCAGGTTGCTACCAGGGACACTGGAGACATGGCAAGATACATGGCTTTGGCATCTATAG GTATGCTACTGGTGAGGTATATGAGGGCTGTTTCAATGAAGGCCAGCGCCACGGCTATGGCATGCTGCGCTCTGGGAAAAAGGACAAGAATTCTTCAAATGTCTTCATTGGCCAGTGGTTCTGTGATAAGAGGGCTGGATATGGCGTCTGTGATGACATCACCAG GGGTGAGAAGTACATGGGAATGTGGCTGGATGATGAGAGGCACGGGAATGCTGTGGTCGTCACTCAGTACGGCGTGTACTACGAAGGCAATTTCCGGGAAAACAAGATGAGC GGTCCTGGTTTGTTGGTATCAGATGATGACACAGCCTTCCATGGGGAGCTTTCTGAAGACTGGACTATCAACGGGAAG GGTATTTTGTCCCTGGCGAACGGGGACACTGTAGATGGCCACTTCAGTGGGGAGTGGGGCGGATCCCTGAAATTGGATGGAATTTACACCAGACTGGCTGGTGATGAGATTGATGACAAGGAGAGAAAGAACTTTTT CAGGTTGGGTCAGTACGTGGTGGCCGCAGAAGACAGGTGGAATTGTGTTTTTGACGAATGCTGGCGGCGACTGGGCTGCGACGTCGCCGGCAGAGGAGAGCAGACTACAGCCTGGGAGAACATTGCAATTTCCATTGCAAGCGCACGTCGACACAG CCCAGACCTCAGCCGGTCTCAGACCAAAGTTCTTGAGTGCTTGGAGTGTATTCCTCATCACGCGGATTCAGTCACGAGCACAAGTTATGACAACATACGAAAATATCTCACCAAG gCATGCGAGACCCCAATCCACCCGCTTGGTTGGCTAGTGGAAACTCTGGTGACTGTCTATAGGATGACCTACTTGGGTGTGGAGTCAAATCATAGACTGCTTAGGGAGGCTGTGAAGGAGGTCCACGCTTACATCCAACACCTCTACTCCATTGTCAG GTTCCTTTTTCCTGGTTTGCCAGGTGATGGCAGCATTTTACCAGATACGCCTGTTTCTCCATGTAGAATCAGATATAGCTCCTATTCAGATGAGCCTAG CTTTGTCTCAGTCGTAAGCAGCTCTGCTCTGCTTCTCCCACTGCTGCTCCCTCAACTCTATCAACCTCTGTTCATGTTGTACTGCCTCCATGACGAACAGCAGGAGGCGCAGTACTGGGACCGCATCTTAAGGCTCAACAAGCAGCCCGACCAGTCCCTGCTCAGCTTCCTGGGCGTTCGGGA AAAGTTCTGGCCGATGTGGATGTCTGTTCTGGGGGAGAAAAAACAG ATTGTATCCACCAGTAAAGACGTCACCTTTGGAGGCGCCGTAGAAACACTCCAACAAATCAG CACCACTTTCACTCCGTCAGACAAACTTCTGGTCCTCCAGAATACCTTTGAGGAATTGACCCAGGaaataaaacccacgcaagatgGCGACTTCCTTTGGTGCATGGACGACCTGCTTCCTCTTTTCCTCTACGTCGTGTTGAGGGcgag AATCAGGAACCTAGGAGCTGAAGTGAGTCTCATAGAAGACTTAATGGATCCCAACGTTCAGCACGGAGAGTTGGGACTGATGTTCACCACATTAAAG GCCTGTTACATGCAGATCCAGCTGGAGTCAATGACATAG